In the genome of Natronorubrum daqingense, the window CGCACTCTGTGGCGTGATCGGCTTCTTCCTCTTCGCGATTCAGCCCTTCTACCAGGAGGCCGTCGCCGTCTACACGCCTGCCGATACGCGCGGACTCTCCTACGGTTACACCTACCTCGGCGAGTTCGGCCTCGGCTCCGCGAGTATCGCCGCTGGCGGGTTCGTCCTCGGCTCGTTCGAACTCGTCTACTTCTTCGCGATGCTCTCCGGATTCGCGCTGATCGGTGCCGCGCTGTCGATCGGATTGCACGTCGCGGTGAGCCACCGACAGTCCACGACGACGGACGCGAGCGCCTGAGGGGGCTCGAGCGTTCTCCGTTTTCACCTCGACAACCCACAGCACTCACAGCCGACCGACTCACTCCCCAGTGAGCACGACGAGGGCGATGAACCCCGACCCAAGCAACGCGAGTACGCCGAGGAACGACCACGCGGCGGCGTACCCCGTCGTGTCGATCAAGAACCCGAACACGGGCGGTGCGAGCAATCCGCCGAAGGTCATCGCGAACTGACCCGCCGAGGACGCCGCGCCGATTTCGTCGTCCGGGACGACCGTCGAGATACAGGAGTAGTAGACGCCCGTCGATCCGAGCACGAGAAAGCCGAGGACCGAGAAGACGACCGTGGCCTCGAGTGGCGTCTCGGTGAGCGTCACGAGAAAGAAGACGAAGCCGCCGAGGAACACCTGGACGAAGAGGATGGCTCCGATTCTGCGCCGGGGTGTGCCGGGGAGGGTGTCCGCGAGCCAGCCCGAGAGCACCTTGCCGACGCTACTGAACACCTGCAACAGGGCGAGGACGATGCCGCCGGTCGCGACCGCAGCGCCGATGCCTTCGTCGACGTAGAGGACGGTGTAGCCGGTCGTCGTGTAAAAGCCCGCGCCGATACAGACGCCGGCGGTTACGAGGAAGAGATAGGTCTGATTCGAGAGCAACTTTCCGAAATCGGGGTACGTCGCCGCAGCCGCGCTGGTTCCGCCGTAGGTCAGATAGAACAATAGGGCGCAGACGATCCCGACTCCCGCGGCGACGAGGAAGCCGGCCTGCCAGAAGAGGTAGCCGACCAGTCCCGTCACGAGCAGCGAACTGACCGCGCTGCCGATAGTCGGCCCGATCTGTTTGACGCCGATCGCCCGGTGTTGTCGCTCCGGTCGAACGTTGTCGAAAATCGCCTTGTTGGTTCCCGGCGTGGCGGTGCCGTACGCCGAACCGAGCACGAAGACGGCGACGAGCAACAGGCCGTAATTCGGCGCGAGCGCGACCAGAAACGCGCCGACCGAGAGGCCGAGAAGACCCAGCGTCAGCGTGGTGTGCTCACCGAATCGATCCGTCGCGACCCCCAGTGGCAACAGAAAGATCGCGTAGCCAAGCGTCAGCGAGGTGATGACGAGGCCGACTTCGAACCCGGAGAGCGAGAACGCGTCGCTGAACAGCGACGTGCCGGCGTAGATCGCGTAGTAACAGATGCTGGCCGCGACGTGCCAGATAGTAACCTGCGAGACGAGTTTCCAGAACCGACTTGCCATACACTGTCACCCGACAGGAACCGATTAAAACATCGGATCGAGGCAACCCGTAGTTTCCGCGCCGACTCCTCGAGGCAACTGCCGAGAACGCGCTCACTCCTCGGCCAGTCGCTCCTCGTCCTCGAGGTCGTCGAACGGCGGCGAGGGCGGCCACTCGCTCGCGACCCACGCGTACTCGACGGTTCGGTCGGGCCCGACCAGAAACATCGCCGGCCGTGGCTCCGAGATCCCCGCCATGCCGTCGAGGTCGTGGACGACGCCGTAGCGTTCGGCTACGTCGTTTCCGGGATCGGAAAAGAGCGGGTACTCGAGGCCCCGTCGCTCGATGAATCGCTGGTGGTCGAACGGTTGTGAAATGCCGACGCCGACGACGGAAACGTCGGGTGCCCAGTCGCGACCCTGCAACTCATCCCACCAGTAGACGGACTTCCCGCCCCAGTTCAGCGGGAAGAACACCACCAGTACGCGTCCGTCCTCCGCGACGAGGTCCGACAGCGACGCGTCCTCCCAGTATTCGTCGGTGACGAGCGGACGGGTGAAAT includes:
- a CDS encoding MFS transporter, yielding MASRFWKLVSQVTIWHVAASICYYAIYAGTSLFSDAFSLSGFEVGLVITSLTLGYAIFLLPLGVATDRFGEHTTLTLGLLGLSVGAFLVALAPNYGLLLVAVFVLGSAYGTATPGTNKAIFDNVRPERQHRAIGVKQIGPTIGSAVSSLLVTGLVGYLFWQAGFLVAAGVGIVCALLFYLTYGGTSAAAATYPDFGKLLSNQTYLFLVTAGVCIGAGFYTTTGYTVLYVDEGIGAAVATGGIVLALLQVFSSVGKVLSGWLADTLPGTPRRRIGAILFVQVFLGGFVFFLVTLTETPLEATVVFSVLGFLVLGSTGVYYSCISTVVPDDEIGAASSAGQFAMTFGGLLAPPVFGFLIDTTGYAAAWSFLGVLALLGSGFIALVVLTGE
- a CDS encoding peroxiredoxin family protein, producing MPAGTELVEFPPTEHPTEGEQAPDFTRPLVTDEYWEDASLSDLVAEDGRVLVVFFPLNWGGKSVYWWDELQGRDWAPDVSVVGVGISQPFDHQRFIERRGLEYPLFSDPGNDVAERYGVVHDLDGMAGISEPRPAMFLVGPDRTVEYAWVASEWPPSPPFDDLEDEERLAEE